The following coding sequences lie in one Glycine soja cultivar W05 chromosome 16, ASM419377v2, whole genome shotgun sequence genomic window:
- the LOC114389099 gene encoding heavy metal-associated isoprenylated plant protein 39-like has translation MKKIVLKLEIHDDKTKKKAMRAVSGISGVETVSVDMNDLKMTIIGNVDAVIVVGKLRKCCDHADILSVGPAKEEKKEEPKKDEKKPEDKKDPKEEYAELLNAFYNQTRQQQYPPYYHRTVEEDPTSCVIC, from the exons ATGAAG AAAATTGTGCTAAAGTTGGAAATCCATGACGacaaaaccaagaaaaaggcCATGAGGGCAGTATCTGGTATTTCAG GGGTGGAGACAGTCTCAGTGGACATGAATGACCTGAAAATGACTATAATTGGGAATGTTGATGCTGTAATAGTAGTTGGCAAGCTTAGAAAATGTTGTGATCATGCTGATATACTATCAGTTGGACCAGCCAAAGAGGAGAAGAAAGAGGAACCAAAGAAAGATGAGAAGAAGCCAGAAGACAAGAAAGATCCAAAGGAGGAATATGCTGAACTTCTGAACGCCTTTTATAATCAGACCAGACAGCAGCAATACCCCCCTTATTATCACAGAACAGTGGAAGAGGATCCAACTAGCTGTGTTATTTGCTAA
- the LOC114389144 gene encoding heavy metal-associated isoprenylated plant protein 39-like, whose protein sequence is MKKVVLQLDLHGDRIKQKAMKTASGLSGVESVSVDMKDMKMIVLGDIDPVSAVSKLRKCCHTEIVSVGPAKEEKKENVEPAKVPVPLKLHEAYPLYYQMTPHYGQSHYVTSYEEDPSGCVIC, encoded by the exons ATGAAG AAAGTAGTCTTACAGTTGGACTTACATGGTGATAGAATCAAGCAAAAAGCTATGAAAACAGCATCTGGCCTTTCAG GGGTTGAATCAGTTTCTGTTGATATGAAAGACATGAAAATGATCGTGTTGGGGGACATTGATCCAGTGAGTGCAGTGTCGAAGCTACGAAAGTGTTGTCACACTGAAATAGTTTCAGTTGGACCAGCAAAagaggagaagaaggagaatgTGGAGCCAGCAAAAGTACCAGTTCCTCTAAAGCTCCATGAAGCCTATCCCCTTTATTATCAGATGACACCACATTATGGTCAAAGTCACTATGTCACAAGTTACGAAGAGGATCCTAGTGGCTGTGTCATCTGCTAA
- the LOC114389143 gene encoding heavy metal-associated isoprenylated plant protein 39-like: protein MKKVVLKVDLHGDRTKQKAMKTASGLSGVESVSVDMKDMKMIVVGDIDPVSAVSKLRKCCRTEIVSVGPAKEEKETEKEEPAKVLVPLKHHESYPLYYRMTPQYSQSYYVTSYEENPSGCVIC, encoded by the exons ATGAAG AAAGTAGTGTTAAAGGTGGACTTACATGGTGATAGAACCAAGCAAAAAGCTATGAAGACAGCATCTGGCCTTTCAG GGGTTGAATCAGTTTCTGTGGACATGAAAGATATGAAAATGATCGTAGTGGGGGACATTGATCCAGTGAGTGCAGTGTCCAAGCTACGAAAGTGTTGTCGCACTGAAATAGTTTCAGTTGGACCAGCAAAAGAGGAGAAGGAGACAGAAAAGGAGGAGCCAGCAAAAGTACTTGTTCCTCTCAAGCACCATGAATCCTATCCCCTTTATTATCGGATGACACCACAGTATAGTCAAAGTTACTATGTCACAAGTTACGAAGAGAATCCTAGCGGCTGTGTCATCTGCTAA
- the LOC114388942 gene encoding heavy metal-associated isoprenylated plant protein 39-like, whose amino-acid sequence MKEIVLKVELHDDRIKQKAMKTASSLSGVESVSVDLKDRKMIILGNIDPVSAVSKLRRCCHTEIVTVGPAKKEKEKEKVKPAEVPVPLHQAYPLIYYQMTPPPYPQIYYVKSYDENPCGCVIC is encoded by the exons ATGAAG GAAATAGTGCTAAAGGTGGAGTTGCACGATGATAGAATCAAGCAAAAGGCTATGAAAACAGCCTCTAGCCTTTCAG GGGTTGAATCAGTTTCTGTTGACCTGAAAGACAGGAAAATGATCATATTGGGAAACATTGATCCAGTGAGTGCAGTATCGAAGCTACGAAGGTGTTGTCACACTGAAATAGTTACAGTTGGACCagcaaaaaaggagaaagagaaggagaaggtgAAGCCAGCAGAAGTGCCTGTTCCTCTCCATCAAGCCTATCCCTTAATTTATTATCAGATGACACCACCACCATATCCTCAAATTTACTATGTTAAAAGTTACGATGAGAATCCTTGTGGCTGTGTCATATGCTAA
- the LOC114390016 gene encoding uncharacterized protein LOC114390016 yields MTNMTLASSTTSASAFAPWNNPSLGNPSGSPFRPPQNPLYGMPTSLMVGLQNSQPNIENLNMASPSGSVAGNQGRVIPQHLTNTSVLSLRQQMDESNHDMVNMLTQQIGTVINPLIQNTNDSYQTLTNQISRIADFFGAPPIQQPPIRQIQIQAPVQEIQMPNNPGMQMAQAPQPAARIEPPVQQVEPNPGIVLVNRNQNADEVIGNIQQNRFDMQNNLAQMVETILVQNGLNLGLHRPNFVSPLSEYVLQTELPRGVKIPKFTKFAGETNESTVEHVARYLVEAGDLANNENLRMKFFPSSLTKNAFTWFTTLPPHSIHNWNQLERIFHEQFYMGQSKISLKELASVRRKALESIDDYLNRFRLLKARCFTQVPEHELVEMAAGGLDYSIRKKLDTQYLRDMAQLADRVRQLERLKAEKARNSKFHKKEKVAYVETNDSDQEFDIIYEDIEDSEVDLAELKPGPPYVCKLLRPSNGKNPVEPKNDKFVSKTYTFDITKCDEIFDLLVTDGQIVVPKGLKVPPIEQQKKRGYCKFHNFLGHKTSRCVLFRDLVQKALDEGRLKFGEKPKVVQANAETSKAAETLYAEPQEIMMVETMEVSHVQVQDVSEEDYNEQMKVVYPQAEEELIDFLNRCKLENKIVMLCPRCSAVCDKEATEGLKKYQVVNKGARQNQRFDKGKRVMVQSNTNQKSGRRNTFAPPGSVPVEKWMHQGLIRFNKGIMEVGGSSGTKQIGPQEANRYSYRNNYKGKNPMTRTQWRRFQRQKKLAQQNPQMGQYKEVSRRPVKERLLPPVDEDKMEDEDLLDSEPDFDVICVVSILPSEYDVQSEVTEIESEFDHFDMADPKPVCYYVMNNGCVEEQVAYFEKPDFQMKSHLKPLFIRAKVENVGINKVLIDGGAAVNLMPRSMLYKIGKHDTDLSAHNIVLSNYEGKTGYSLGAIQVDVAVGSIVRPTLFLVIQSKANFNLLLGREWIHGVGAVPSTLHQKLIIWREDGIVENIEADQSFYKSEVDNVTAQTFDKKLANIAPCGDKEAVVESSDNVVHSVKLHPTYGFIWEREEINDVPSEDGVIPPTGWNIYED; encoded by the coding sequence ATGACCAACATGACGTTGGCAAGTTCGACCACGTCAGCGTCTGCTTTTGCCCCTTGGAACAATCCTAGTTTAGGGAATCCCAGTGGAAGTCCCTTTCGACCGCCTCAAAATCCTCTATATGGCATGCCTACATCTTTGATGGTAGGGTTGCAAAATTCTCAACCAAACATAGAGAATCTTAATATGGCCTCTCCATCAGGATCTGTAGCgggcaatcaaggtagggtaattccGCAACATTTAACTAATACATCCGTTTTGTCACTCAGACAACAAATGGATGAAAGTAACCATGATATGGTTAACATGTtaacacaacaaataggaaCTGTTATTAACcctttaattcaaaatacaaatgacAGTTACCAAACGttaacaaatcaaataagtCGAATTGCTGACTTTTTTGGGGCACCACCCATACAGCAACCACCGATTCGACAGATCCAAATACAGGCGCCTGTCCAAGAGATACAGATGCCTAATAACCCCGGGATGCAAATGGCTCAAGCACCACAACCAGCGGCACGCATAGAGCCACCAGTCCAACAGGTCGAACCAAACCCTGGTATAGTATTGGTAAATAGGAACCAAAATGCTGATGAAGTAATAGGGAATATTCAACAAAACCGTTTCGATATGCAGAATAACCTAGCCCAAATGGTCGAAACGATTTTGGTGCAGAATGGTTTGAACTTAGGCTTACATAGGCCTAATTTTGTGTCTCCATTATCTGAGTATGTGTTACAGACagaattaccaaggggtgtgaaAATCCCTAAGTTTACCAAGTTTGCGGGAGAGACAAATGAGTCCACTGTCGAACACGTTGCTAGATATTTGGTCGAAGCAGGGGATTTggctaataatgaaaatttaagaatgaaatttttccCTAGTTCCTTGACTAAAAATGCTTTTACATGGTTTACAACCCTTCCTCCTCATTCCATACATAATTGGAACCAATTGGAAAGGATTTTCCATGAGCAATTTTATATGGGACAGTCTAAGATCAGCCTTAAAGAGTTAGCCAGCGTTCGACGCAAGGCACTTGAATCAATTGATGATTATTTGAACAGATTCAGACTCTTAAAGGCAAGGTGTTTCACCCAAGTCCCTGAACATGAATTAGTCGAAATGGCTGCTGGTGGCCTAGACTATTCGATTAGAAAGAAATTAGATACCCAGTATTTAAGGGATATGGCTCAATTGGCTGATAGAGTTCGACAACTCGAACGGTTGAAGGCCGAAAAGGCTAGAAATTCTAAATTCCACAAGAAGGAAAAGGTTGCATATGTCGAAACCAATGACAGTGACCAGGAGTTCGATATTATTTATGAAGATATCGAAGACAGTGAGGTTGATTTAGCAGAATTAAAACCTGGACCTCCTTATGTTTGTAAACTCCTTAGACCTTCCAATGGAAAAAACCCTGTTGaacctaaaaatgataaatttgtgtctaaaacttatacatttgacataactaaatgtgatgaaatatttgatttattagtcACAGATGGCCAGATTGTTGTTCCTAAGGGCTTGAAAGTACCCCCAATCGAACAACAGAAAAAAAggggttattgtaaatttcataatttccttGGCCATAAAACCTCACGTTGTGttcttttcagggatttggttcAAAAGGCTCTTGACGAAGGAAGgctaaaatttggtgagaaacCAAAGGTTGTTCAGGCAAATGCTGAAACATCCAAAGCTGCCGAAACTCTCTATGCGGAGCCCCAAGAAATAATGATGGTCGAAACAATGGAGGTGTCCCATGTGCAAGTTCAGGATGTATCTGAAGAGGATTACAACGAACAGATGAAGGTTGTTTATCCTCAAGCTGAGGAGGAGTTAATTGATTTCTTGAACAGATGCAAACTCGAAAACAAGATTGTGATGCTCTGCCCTCGCTGCAGTGCAGTATGTGATAAGGAGGCTACTGAGGGCCTCAAGAAATACCAAGTTGTTAACAAGGGGGCAAGGCAGAACCAACGTTTCGATAAAGGCAAAAGAGTTATGGTGCAGTCGAATACTAATCAGAAGTCAGGTCGAAGGAATACTTTCGCTCCTCCTGGTTCAGTGCCGGTCGAAAAATGGATGCACCAGGGACTCATAAGGTTCAACAAAGGGATTATGGAAGTAGGTGGTTCGAGTGGAACGAAGCAAATTGGCCCACAGGAGGCCAATAGGTACTCGTATAGGAACAATTACAAAGGAAAGAATCCTATGACGAGGACCCAATGGCGTAGGTTCCAGCGTCAGAAGAAATTGGCCCAGCAGAACCCGCAAATGGGCCAATATAAAGAAGTATCTAGGAGGCCAGTAAAGGAGAGACTCCTGCCTCCGGTGGATGAAGATAAGATGGAGGATGAGGATCTACTGGATTCTGAGCCAGATTTCGATGTCATCTGTGTGGTATCTATCTTGCCATCTGAATATGATGTCCAATCTGAAGTTACTGAGATCGAAAGTGAGTTCGATCATTTTGATATGGCTGACCCAAAGCCAGTATGTTACTATGTTATGAATAATGGCTGTGTGGAAGAGCAAGTAGCTTATTTCGAAAAGCCAGATTTTCAGATGAAAAGTCATCTCAAACCTCTTTtcatcagagcaaaagttgagAATGTTGGAATCAACAAAGTGCTCATTGATGGAGGAGCGGCTGTCAACTTAATGCCTCGATCTATGCTCTACAAGATCGGGAAACATGACACTGATCTATCTGCCCACAACATTGTGCTTTCGAATTATGAGGGTAAAACTGGCTATTCTTTGGGAGCCATTCAAGTAGATGTTGCTGTAGGCAGTATAGTTCGACCAACTCTTTTCCTGGTGATACAGTCTAAGGCTAATTTTAACTTGCTATTAGGAAGGGAGTGGATTCATGGAGTTGGAGCTGTGCCATCTACCCTTCACCAGAAGCTCATTATCTGGAGGGAAGATGGGATTGTGGAAAATATAGAGGCGGATCAAAGCTTCTATAAGTCAGAGGTCGATAATGTTACTGCACAAACCTTTGACAAAAAGTTGGCTAACATAGCGCCTTGTGGTGACAAGGAGGCTGTTGTCGAATCGAGTGACAATGTTGTCCACTCTGTCAAACTCCATCCTACTTATGGGTTTATATGGGAGAGGGAGGAAATTAATGATGTTCCCTCTGAAGATGGAGTCATTCCACCAACTGGGTGGAATATATATGAAGATTAA
- the LOC114389673 gene encoding heavy metal-associated isoprenylated plant protein 39-like isoform X1 has translation MKQKVVLKVDLHDDRMKKKAMKIASGVTGVELVSVKVKDKKMILLGDIDPVSVVSKLRKWCHTEIVSVGPATVDNKKVEPEKEDKKIESPKVTFPLELISEGYPLYNQMTPPKYSYQHYYGTSFEEDHNGCVIC, from the exons ATGAAG CAGAAAGTAGTGTTAAAGGTGGATTTACATGACGATAGGATGAAGAAAAAAGCTATGAAGATAGCATCTGGCGTTACAG GTGTTGAATTAGTTTCTGTTAAagtgaaagacaaaaaaatgattttattgggGGACATTGATCCGGTGAGTGTAGTGTCCAAGCTACGAAAGTGGTGTCATACTGAAATAGTTTCAGTTGGACCAGCAACAGTGGACAACAAGAAGGTTGAGCCAGAAAAAGAGGACAAGAAGATCGAGTCACCAAAAGTAACTTTTCCTCTCGAGCTGATCTCTGAAGGCTATCCCCTTTATAATCAGATGACACCACCTAAGTATAGTTATCAACATTACTATGGTACAAGTTTCGAAGAGGATCATAATGGCTGTGTCATCTGctaa
- the LOC114389673 gene encoding heavy metal-associated isoprenylated plant protein 39-like isoform X2 yields the protein MKKVVLKVDLHDDRMKKKAMKIASGVTGVELVSVKVKDKKMILLGDIDPVSVVSKLRKWCHTEIVSVGPATVDNKKVEPEKEDKKIESPKVTFPLELISEGYPLYNQMTPPKYSYQHYYGTSFEEDHNGCVIC from the exons ATGAAG AAAGTAGTGTTAAAGGTGGATTTACATGACGATAGGATGAAGAAAAAAGCTATGAAGATAGCATCTGGCGTTACAG GTGTTGAATTAGTTTCTGTTAAagtgaaagacaaaaaaatgattttattgggGGACATTGATCCGGTGAGTGTAGTGTCCAAGCTACGAAAGTGGTGTCATACTGAAATAGTTTCAGTTGGACCAGCAACAGTGGACAACAAGAAGGTTGAGCCAGAAAAAGAGGACAAGAAGATCGAGTCACCAAAAGTAACTTTTCCTCTCGAGCTGATCTCTGAAGGCTATCCCCTTTATAATCAGATGACACCACCTAAGTATAGTTATCAACATTACTATGGTACAAGTTTCGAAGAGGATCATAATGGCTGTGTCATCTGctaa
- the LOC114389672 gene encoding heavy metal-associated isoprenylated plant protein 39-like, with amino-acid sequence MKKVVLKVDLNNDRIKKKAMKTASGLSGVESISVDVKDMKLVLLGEIDPVSAVSKLRKWCHTELISFGPAKEEKEKDPAIPLYEAYPLYYHMTPTLYGSNY; translated from the exons ATGAAG AAAGTAGTATTAAAGGTGGACTTAAATAATGATAGAATCAAGAAAAAAGCTATGAAGACAGCATCTGGCCTTTCag GGGTTGAATCGATTTCTGTTGACGTTAAGGACATGAAACTAGTCTTATTGGGTGAGATTGATCCAGTGAGTGCAGTGTCAAAGCTACGAAAGTGGTGTCACACTGAACTAATTTCATTTGGACCAGCAAaagaggagaaggagaaggaccCCGCTATTCCTCTCTACGAAGCCTATCCCCTTTATTATCACATGACACCAACATTGTATGGTTCAAATTACTAG
- the LOC114389630 gene encoding heavy metal-associated isoprenylated plant protein 39-like, whose amino-acid sequence MKKIVLKVDLHDDRIKRKAMKTASGLSGVQSVSVDINDKKMTLLGDVDPVSAVSKLRKWCHTEIVSVGPAKEEKEKEKVEPAKEPVPLKLYDAYPFYYHMTPPLYLYS is encoded by the exons AAAATTGTGTTAAAGGTGGACTTACATGATGACAGGATCAAGCGAAAAGCTATGAAGACAGCATCTGGCCTTTCGg GGGTTCAATCAGTTTCTGTTGAcattaatgacaagaaaatgaCCTTATTGGGGGATGTTGATCCAGTGAGTGCAGTGTCAAAGCTACGAAAGTGGTGTCACACTGAAATAGTCTCAGTTGGACCagcaaaagaggaaaaggagaaagagaaagtgGAGCCAGCAAAAGAACCTGTTCCTCTCAAGCTCTATGATGCCTATCCCTTTTATTATCATATGACACCACCACTGTATCTGTATAGTTAA